GCTTTGAACATTGACAAATGCTCTATTATCACGTTCACACGCtagaaaaactaatttttaatgGTTTCAAGGGCCTACATCTTTATAAGAGGGGTACATCTTTTTTGGAATCAGAATTAAGTCGTAACACCGTAGATCATTTCTGCAGTAGAACCTTACTAATCTCTGCCATTTACCCACCCTAACGGAATTTGTACAGCAAATGATGTAACCACAATGATCTAGAGAAGGCTAACGAACGGTACTCATCTCATTTCCGTTCAGAATTGATGAAGCAACAGATTCGCTAATTCCGGTTTTCTATTAATGTTTATCCCACAGACATGGAACCGCTTCCACGACGGACGACGTGTAGTCGACTTCATTCTGGCCTTCAACGGGCAGACCCAGTGCGAGGAGGCAAAACGAAAGCGGGCCACCTTTCAGCAGAACTTGATCAACGAGGGACTGGAAATCGAGCTGGAAAGTTCCCAGCGGATTCATTTCGTCAAAATCCACGTCCCGCCGGAGGTTGTCTCGCGGTACTGCGAGATCATGAAGATGCAGATGCCGATCGTTAAGCTGAAGGGACAGGAAAACATTCTGGCGAAGGATTTCAGTCTCAGCGATACGCTGGCGAAATTGTTCCGGCGTCCCATGTTCAAGTTCGTCATCATCGATCGGGACAAGTTCCGGAAGAAGGAGTACCGGCTGAAGCACGAATACTGTCGGGAGAAGTCGTATCTGTTCGATGACGTTCGAGCAGACTTTTTCACGCCGAGCATTCGAATTTCGGTAGCTTATTTCATCCTACAGCGGACGTATTTTAGCGATAGTGAGGATGAAAAGTTTGACATCGGCCTGCGGAAGCTGCTAAACGACGAAGTGTATTTGGATGCGTATCCGTTGCATGACGGCAGTCCGGACCTACCGGAATTGGAATGCCAACGGACGCTGTTACTCGAAGAGTGGGCTTCGGTCGTACGGTGGATCAAGCATCAACCGCTGGATCACATCAAGGAGTACTTCGGGGTGAAGGTTGCCATGTATTTCGCGTGGTTGGGATTCTACACGCACATGTTGATTTCCGCTTCGGTCGTGGGACTGATTTGCTTCTTCTACGGCCTGCTAACGTTCCGCAGTAACCGGATCAGTCAGGAAATATGCAACGACAGcggaacggttatgtgcccccaGTGCGATGCCAAATGCGATTACTGGCAGCTGAATTCGACCTGCACGACCTCGCAGCTGGCGCATATTTTTGATAACAATTTTACCATCGCTTTTGCAGTGTTCATGTCTATCTGGGGTAAGTGATTAAGGTCCGTAAGTATGTCCTGGAAATTCGAATGCTAATGATGTTGGTCAATTGCAGCCACGCTCTACCTCGAAATGTGGAAAAGGTACTCCTCCGCCATTCAGCACAGCTGGGGTGTCACCGATTATTGTTCGCTTGCGGAACCACCCCGACCTCAGTATCTGGCCAGGCTGAAGGATAGTAAAAAGACAATTTTTAACATTGTCACCGGCACTCAAGAGCCGTCTCCGCCATTTTGGACCAAACGTTTGCCCAGTTTTTTGTACAGTTACTCAGTGATATTCCTTTTCGTAGGTTTTCAAACACCAACATGGGTTGAAGTTGATACTGATGTTGTGAATCTTTACTCGTAGATTGTCCTCGCAATCGGTGCCGTGTTCGGCATTGTCATCTACCGCATGTCTCTGATGACATCCCGCAACATCTACGGCAGTCCGGATGCCGTCAGTACCAAGTTACTGCTACTGCCGGCAACGGCTGCCGTCATCAATCTGCTTGTTTCGACGGTGCTAAACTACCTGTACGACTACGTGGCGGTTTACATGACCGATATCGAGTACCGGCGGACGCAGAGCGAATACAACGAAAGTCTTACGCTGAAGATCTACCTGTTCCAGTTCATCAATTACTACACTTCGATCTTCTACATCGCTTTCATGAAGGGCAAATTCACCGGGTATCCGGCAAAGTACAACCGGATACTGACCTTCCGGCAGGAGGAATGCAGTCCCGGCGGGTGTCTGATGGAACTGTGCATCCAGTTGGCGATCATCATGATCGGCAAACAGTTGATTTCGTTGGTGCTGGAAATTTTGCTGCCGTTTCTTTGGCAGAAATTTCGCGAGTTTCGAAGTGTGCTTGGAATAGAATCGGAGGATTCCGAGAGCGGGGAAAAGCTGATCTGTTGCAATCAATGGACCAAAGATTTCACCCTGATCAGCTGGCACGATCGGAGTTTGTTTGAGGAATACTTGAAAATGAGTGAGTTGAGGCCGTTTGGGTCATTACTTTAGAGGAAGGGCTAATAACGTTTTACAATCGTTTTCAGTTATTCAATATGGCTTCATCACCATTTTTGTGGTGGCTTTCCCGCTGGCTCCATTGTTTGCCCTGCTGAACAACGTCTTCGAAACCCGGCTGGATGCGAAAAAGTTCCTCCTGTACTACAAACGGGCCGTTCCGCAACGGGTGCGGGATATCGGCATTTGGTACAACGTAATGCATGTGCTGGGGAAAATTGCCGTTATTTCAAGTGTAAGTATTTAGTCCAGTGGGGTTAGGTTCcataatttttgtatgttacCGAGTAAGCAGTAAGCGAGACCAGAGGGAAACAATTGAAAGTATTCTGATCAGTGGTTAGATTTGTATTttggcggaattattttcaaccaagaattgatccactcgttttcctgttccatgtcgtaaaggccacaaaaataggagctcccaagtcaaggtgtatttccgtgcagaTGACTGAATCGCTGcatgaggttaaacaatgcagtcgtgatcggaatatcttgggttttgccCTTGTTGTGCTAATCGAAACTCTGACACAGTGACGCTATCATTCTTCGCTTCTCGTGAGATCTTAAATGCTTGAACTATCCTAAAAAAACTTTTCATGGTTTTCCAATGGTGTGTAagtcaatatatttggtttcatcTAAATGCTGTATGATCAGTGCTGGTGATGGCGTGCTCATTGGTTTCATTGAttatggttagagtagcacaactcgatctccagcataaacgtacagcaactttgAATCTATCCAAACTTCTGCAAGACGATGTATAGCGTGCACTACGGTGTTACGAAACTGTCTGCTGTATCGTTTCCCAGATCTACGAACAAGTGGCTTAAGCGCCACCTCTTACGAGTACCACTTGTCACGTTCAAGGTTGCCCCGACTAGAAACTCCGCCTCAGAGCGGGTCAGATTACAATAACCTTGGGGGAAACGAAACGGAAGACGCAAACGTCAAAGGGTACTCCGAGTCCAAGGTCGATCCCTAATAATCACCTAACGAATCCGCGAATAGACAACCGATTCCCCAACCAACTCACAGATTCCTCACTGGCAGAATCCCTAAGAACAACCAAATAATAGCCAGCGAAGAAACCAGAGTGGGGACTGTTTTCCCGAGCAGTCCAACCCAGAGTACTAAAACACAAACTATAAACGAAACGACCGCGAACCAGAGACCCTTTAAAGAGACAAAACTACCGGAATATTAGTTCAAATGACAATACATAATCTTAAGAAACGTGAATCACTATCGAACATTTATTCGACCAACAAACACCTAAAGGTTTCTATTTGAATTCGAACATTTATTCGAATTTCCTAACCACTAAAACTATATTCGAATATTAATTCGACACACTACATATATTATCCTAACTTACTCCTAATTACATTTCCTATATaccaaaaaaatacattttatttCCCGGTTCACGGCCCTAACAAGTGCGGGTGGAGTTTCTGGACTGTACTATAATTTCGGAGCTTTTATATCCCCCTGCGCAGGGATTTAGGCGTTTACTCACTCTTATCAGTCGACCAGCCTTCTTTCTGCTACCTGCTACGTTGTATTGCTGCGCACGGTACTAATTCCGCGCAGATGTGCCGCTGTCGATATTTGCGCTTCCTAGCGCAGGTTTTCCGGGTGAGGTCCTCGGGTTGAAGGGTAACTGCTGGTAGTGTTGGACCTCAAAACAGCGtaccagcaacaaaaaaacggaGCAGAGTCCGGCACGCGGCGAATTTGCGATGGCCGCAGATGACACGTGGAATCGCTGTGTCCTTCGTTTTGATGGCAACTAACCATACGGTCACGAGAAGATGGATCAGACGTGGTGGCAGGTGGACGAATGAACTTTGCTGGCGGTGCGGTTGTAGCTTCACCAAGCGCAAAATCTGAAATTAAAAGCCGTCGTACGGCTGATCGACATTGTAAGCTATTGTCTACACGCCGTACGTTAACCTTTTTATTACCTTTTGATGGTCTTCGCACTTCCACGTAAAGTCTCCGCACTTTCAACTATCTCCTAACTGCGCTAATACCTATTTAATTTAATACCTATTTTATTTAATACCTATTGAATTAGTAAACTCTGTAACTTTGCCTGCTTTAAAAAAAGTCTCAGGTTATAAGACTAACCTGTTTCGAACACGAACTACACAAATTTAACCATTCTGATCTCTTTCACTGATCAAATTAAAATGATTGATCAGAGAAACTGTTAATCCTCAGATACGAGATTTTGGATtcaagaaaccggaaatcgcattACGAACCCATATTGGACTACTCGGCATCGAACCGAATTCTCGTTTTCCCTTTAGTAGTCCACATCTAACCGTCTCATATCCCCAAATCAACGAACTTCGGGTCAATATTTGAATATCAAGAACATGAAAAGTAAGTCGCATCGTCGCTTCGCGATTCCAAAGGTCACGATACAGCAAAGAGAGACAGAATTGGAGAGAATAGGCAATCGGCATCTACGCAAGCGGCGCATTCTAAATAGCCGCCCAATGTTCATTCTTCCAACTTAAGGTAAGGAAAGAAAGCTTAATCGATAAGCTAGGCAACCATATCGAAGTGACGGAAGCAAACTTTTTTATTGAAACCACGTGATTGCTACAGGTGAAGCCTCTATTGCTGTGGTTCAaggaccatatttccaaaagaaaaacttttttgttggAAAGTTTTCAAACCCAGTCTTCGTTGCCTTTAGCAAGAACAGTataactaatccacgtgaaatgcctcgagcatgcaatAATAATTCATAGCTTATGTTGATAACTAATAAATCTTGTTCGAATTTGTCAGTCTGATTTGTACTTTTAATGAATGAGTTTTGAATAGATTTTTATGGCGACTATGTTATTTCAATTCAGTGGCTGATATATGTCTTATTTACCTGCtgattaaggagcaagactctttgcaagcgtatcaGTAATGCctacaatgtgtgcgtaaaaacaaattccggcgctttttttcctgattttactcaataaatcttccatatggttgaaaaataaaccaatcggttcatactgcttaaaattgcaattcaagaaaagcgaaaatcttagtctagaactcttccgttttccttgaAACTgccc
This genomic window from Malaya genurostris strain Urasoe2022 chromosome 1, Malgen_1.1, whole genome shotgun sequence contains:
- the LOC131425626 gene encoding anoctamin-1 isoform X4 produces the protein MCKICEELHKDCKGTWNRFHDGRRVVDFILAFNGQTQCEEAKRKRATFQQNLINEGLEIELESSQRIHFVKIHVPPEVVSRYCEIMKMQMPIVKLKGQENILAKDFSLSDTLAKLFRRPMFKFVIIDRDKFRKKEYRLKHEYCREKSYLFDDVRADFFTPSIRISVAYFILQRTYFSDSEDEKFDIGLRKLLNDEVYLDAYPLHDGSPDLPELECQRTLLLEEWASVVRWIKHQPLDHIKEYFGVKVAMYFAWLGFYTHMLISASVVGLICFFYGLLTFRSNRISQEICNDSGTVMCPQCDAKCDYWQLNSTCTTSQLAHIFDNNFTIAFAVFMSIWATLYLEMWKRYSSAIQHSWGVTDYCSLAEPPRPQYLARLKDSKKTIFNIVTGTQEPSPPFWTKRLPSFLYSYSVIFLFIVLAIGAVFGIVIYRMSLMTSRNIYGSPDAVSTKLLLLPATAAVINLLVSTVLNYLYDYVAVYMTDIEYRRTQSEYNESLTLKIYLFQFINYYTSIFYIAFMKGKFTGYPAKYNRILTFRQEECSPGGCLMELCIQLAIIMIGKQLISLVLEILLPFLWQKFREFRSVLGIESEDSESGEKLICCNQWTKDFTLISWHDRSLFEEYLKMIIQYGFITIFVVAFPLAPLFALLNNVFETRLDAKKFLLYYKRAVPQRVRDIGIWYNVMHVLGKIAVISSAFIIAFSSNFIPRLVYMYVVSPTRTDEGFVNHTLAYFNVSDFEAGVAPMESKFENVTVCRYQEYRNPPGVERAYKRPLIYWHILAIRLAFVVIYQNVVSFVQIVVAWAIPDTPGRLQDQIKREQYLTNEFIIQQEKLRTDKRCRASSLQRNGTQVVRQQSSPGEYGGDGTSGLTEDDEDEYAIRQRGRQNSDPYRHEPFQECEIITSRV
- the LOC131425626 gene encoding anoctamin-5 isoform X1, which gives rise to MYQKVSQLEDGEKRDLNDPVNSHRQSHHHQQQQQHQQPLIQYRPPRFTTSSGSLDYDYYEDMDERDSIYLDAVSVSSDGTNRKSLYLSRQTVYHSAEELPLDSVNGGTGGGGVTVANDSLTSVKTTTESLLNDSRANGGLVNLPYEPRVNSAGGGSVGGILKRPGLTTKYNEEVVVKHDSSSTFRSSPQTITTNTDDDRKHEPRQIVTYSLWKSRTWNRFHDGRRVVDFILAFNGQTQCEEAKRKRATFQQNLINEGLEIELESSQRIHFVKIHVPPEVVSRYCEIMKMQMPIVKLKGQENILAKDFSLSDTLAKLFRRPMFKFVIIDRDKFRKKEYRLKHEYCREKSYLFDDVRADFFTPSIRISVAYFILQRTYFSDSEDEKFDIGLRKLLNDEVYLDAYPLHDGSPDLPELECQRTLLLEEWASVVRWIKHQPLDHIKEYFGVKVAMYFAWLGFYTHMLISASVVGLICFFYGLLTFRSNRISQEICNDSGTVMCPQCDAKCDYWQLNSTCTTSQLAHIFDNNFTIAFAVFMSIWATLYLEMWKRYSSAIQHSWGVTDYCSLAEPPRPQYLARLKDSKKTIFNIVTGTQEPSPPFWTKRLPSFLYSYSVIFLFIVLAIGAVFGIVIYRMSLMTSRNIYGSPDAVSTKLLLLPATAAVINLLVSTVLNYLYDYVAVYMTDIEYRRTQSEYNESLTLKIYLFQFINYYTSIFYIAFMKGKFTGYPAKYNRILTFRQEECSPGGCLMELCIQLAIIMIGKQLISLVLEILLPFLWQKFREFRSVLGIESEDSESGEKLICCNQWTKDFTLISWHDRSLFEEYLKMIIQYGFITIFVVAFPLAPLFALLNNVFETRLDAKKFLLYYKRAVPQRVRDIGIWYNVMHVLGKIAVISSAFIIAFSSNFIPRLVYMYVVSPTRTDEGFVNHTLAYFNVSDFEAGVAPMESKFENVTVCRYQEYRNPPGVERAYKRPLIYWHILAIRLAFVVIYQNVVSFVQIVVAWAIPDTPGRLQDQIKREQYLTNEFIIQQEKLRTDKRCRASSLQRNGTQVVRQQSSPGEYGGDGTSGLTEDDEDEYAIRQRGRQNSDPYRHEPFQECEIITSRV
- the LOC131425626 gene encoding anoctamin-5 isoform X2, translated to MYQKVSQLEDGEKRDLNDPVNSHRQSHHHQQQQQHQQPLIQYRPPRFTTSSGSLDYDYYEDMDERDSIYLDAVSVSSDGTNRKSLYLSRQTVYHSAEELPLDSVNGGTGGGGVTVANDSLTSVKTTTESLLNDSRANGGLVNLPYEPRVNSAGGGSVGGILKRPGLTTKYNEETWNRFHDGRRVVDFILAFNGQTQCEEAKRKRATFQQNLINEGLEIELESSQRIHFVKIHVPPEVVSRYCEIMKMQMPIVKLKGQENILAKDFSLSDTLAKLFRRPMFKFVIIDRDKFRKKEYRLKHEYCREKSYLFDDVRADFFTPSIRISVAYFILQRTYFSDSEDEKFDIGLRKLLNDEVYLDAYPLHDGSPDLPELECQRTLLLEEWASVVRWIKHQPLDHIKEYFGVKVAMYFAWLGFYTHMLISASVVGLICFFYGLLTFRSNRISQEICNDSGTVMCPQCDAKCDYWQLNSTCTTSQLAHIFDNNFTIAFAVFMSIWATLYLEMWKRYSSAIQHSWGVTDYCSLAEPPRPQYLARLKDSKKTIFNIVTGTQEPSPPFWTKRLPSFLYSYSVIFLFIVLAIGAVFGIVIYRMSLMTSRNIYGSPDAVSTKLLLLPATAAVINLLVSTVLNYLYDYVAVYMTDIEYRRTQSEYNESLTLKIYLFQFINYYTSIFYIAFMKGKFTGYPAKYNRILTFRQEECSPGGCLMELCIQLAIIMIGKQLISLVLEILLPFLWQKFREFRSVLGIESEDSESGEKLICCNQWTKDFTLISWHDRSLFEEYLKMIIQYGFITIFVVAFPLAPLFALLNNVFETRLDAKKFLLYYKRAVPQRVRDIGIWYNVMHVLGKIAVISSAFIIAFSSNFIPRLVYMYVVSPTRTDEGFVNHTLAYFNVSDFEAGVAPMESKFENVTVCRYQEYRNPPGVERAYKRPLIYWHILAIRLAFVVIYQNVVSFVQIVVAWAIPDTPGRLQDQIKREQYLTNEFIIQQEKLRTDKRCRASSLQRNGTQVVRQQSSPGEYGGDGTSGLTEDDEDEYAIRQRGRQNSDPYRHEPFQECEIITSRV
- the LOC131425626 gene encoding anoctamin-5 isoform X3 is translated as MDERDSIYLDAVSVSSDGTNRKSLYLSRQTVYHSAEELPLDSVNGGTGGGGVTVANDSLTSVKTTTESLLNDSRANGGLVNLPYEPRVNSAGGGSVGGILKRPGLTTKYNEEVVVKHDSSSTFRSSPQTITTNTDDDRKHEPRQIVTYSLWKSRTWNRFHDGRRVVDFILAFNGQTQCEEAKRKRATFQQNLINEGLEIELESSQRIHFVKIHVPPEVVSRYCEIMKMQMPIVKLKGQENILAKDFSLSDTLAKLFRRPMFKFVIIDRDKFRKKEYRLKHEYCREKSYLFDDVRADFFTPSIRISVAYFILQRTYFSDSEDEKFDIGLRKLLNDEVYLDAYPLHDGSPDLPELECQRTLLLEEWASVVRWIKHQPLDHIKEYFGVKVAMYFAWLGFYTHMLISASVVGLICFFYGLLTFRSNRISQEICNDSGTVMCPQCDAKCDYWQLNSTCTTSQLAHIFDNNFTIAFAVFMSIWATLYLEMWKRYSSAIQHSWGVTDYCSLAEPPRPQYLARLKDSKKTIFNIVTGTQEPSPPFWTKRLPSFLYSYSVIFLFIVLAIGAVFGIVIYRMSLMTSRNIYGSPDAVSTKLLLLPATAAVINLLVSTVLNYLYDYVAVYMTDIEYRRTQSEYNESLTLKIYLFQFINYYTSIFYIAFMKGKFTGYPAKYNRILTFRQEECSPGGCLMELCIQLAIIMIGKQLISLVLEILLPFLWQKFREFRSVLGIESEDSESGEKLICCNQWTKDFTLISWHDRSLFEEYLKMIIQYGFITIFVVAFPLAPLFALLNNVFETRLDAKKFLLYYKRAVPQRVRDIGIWYNVMHVLGKIAVISSAFIIAFSSNFIPRLVYMYVVSPTRTDEGFVNHTLAYFNVSDFEAGVAPMESKFENVTVCRYQEYRNPPGVERAYKRPLIYWHILAIRLAFVVIYQNVVSFVQIVVAWAIPDTPGRLQDQIKREQYLTNEFIIQQEKLRTDKRCRASSLQRNGTQVVRQQSSPGEYGGDGTSGLTEDDEDEYAIRQRGRQNSDPYRHEPFQECEIITSRV